One window of the Allorhizobium ampelinum S4 genome contains the following:
- a CDS encoding DMT family transporter, with protein sequence MSAVVIGLAMFAAILHATWNAFLRTGKDRLWTVTVMSFSSTVIAAPFLFYYPIPASPAWIYIALSAILQVGYSVFLVAAYKYGELGQVYPIVRGTVPVLVTVGGLLFAGDHITLLQTAGVALVAIGIMSLSLGKGRAATASILFALATGAIIASYATVDALGVREAMTTGGYTAWVLVLYGILLPLTFRVFRGKLIVPFDEMETWKALGGGLFAMVGYGVVVAAFALGPAGPITALRETSVVFAALIGWFFLKEALTFKRIASCAIVAVGAICLGI encoded by the coding sequence ATGAGCGCTGTGGTTATCGGCCTCGCTATGTTCGCAGCAATTTTACACGCGACATGGAATGCTTTTCTCCGTACCGGGAAAGATCGCCTCTGGACGGTTACAGTCATGAGCTTTTCGAGTACCGTTATTGCAGCTCCGTTCCTCTTCTATTATCCGATACCAGCGTCCCCCGCATGGATATATATCGCTCTGTCGGCGATACTTCAGGTCGGCTACAGCGTCTTTCTTGTTGCCGCTTACAAGTATGGAGAGCTAGGACAGGTTTATCCGATCGTTCGAGGTACAGTGCCGGTTTTGGTCACAGTGGGCGGACTTCTATTTGCCGGTGACCATATCACACTCTTGCAAACGGCTGGCGTTGCACTCGTAGCAATCGGAATCATGAGTCTTTCTCTCGGTAAAGGCCGTGCTGCGACGGCTTCGATTCTGTTCGCTCTTGCTACGGGGGCGATTATCGCCAGCTACGCAACGGTCGACGCTCTGGGTGTGCGGGAGGCGATGACGACTGGAGGATATACCGCCTGGGTCCTCGTGCTTTACGGAATACTTTTACCCCTAACATTCAGGGTTTTTCGCGGAAAGCTAATCGTCCCATTTGATGAAATGGAGACATGGAAAGCTCTCGGTGGCGGACTATTCGCCATGGTCGGATATGGCGTCGTCGTGGCAGCCTTCGCGCTCGGTCCCGCAGGACCGATTACCGCTCTTCGGGAGACGAGTGTTGTCTTCGCTGCTTTGATTGGCTGGTTTTTCCTGAAAGAAGCTCTGACGTTCAAGCGTATCGCGTCATGCGCAATAGTGGCTGTGGGGGCGATCTGCTTAGGGATCTGA
- a CDS encoding TetR/AcrR family transcriptional regulator — protein sequence MSSPYGNAEKRLKIVETAYGLFKRNGFHATGIDRIIDEADIAKMTMYRHFPTKNALIVEVLRYRAARFERQLDELQENASSPQHKIDEIFCWYERWFKTSEFYGCVFQHALAEFNDPRSQVNKAAVAQKLGLQERMRRILLDCMSPESAGKIATALLMLLEGATLLAQMGQGLNAIDDARLAAAHLVKCAGDA from the coding sequence ATGAGTTCCCCCTACGGAAATGCGGAAAAGCGCCTTAAGATTGTCGAAACGGCCTACGGCTTATTCAAGCGGAACGGATTTCACGCGACTGGAATAGACCGTATCATTGATGAAGCGGATATTGCGAAGATGACGATGTATCGCCATTTTCCAACTAAAAATGCGCTTATTGTCGAGGTTTTGCGGTATCGTGCTGCGCGTTTCGAGCGACAACTGGATGAATTACAAGAAAATGCAAGCAGCCCACAGCACAAGATCGACGAGATATTCTGTTGGTACGAGCGCTGGTTCAAAACCAGCGAGTTTTATGGCTGTGTATTTCAACACGCACTGGCGGAGTTCAATGATCCGCGCAGTCAAGTAAATAAAGCGGCTGTAGCCCAGAAGCTCGGACTGCAGGAACGAATGCGAAGAATCCTCTTGGATTGTATGTCACCTGAATCTGCGGGCAAGATCGCAACAGCGCTCCTAATGCTTCTTGAGGGCGCAACATTGCTCGCACAGATGGGACAAGGACTGAACGCGATTGATGATGCCCGATTAGCTGCTGCTCACCTCGTTAAGTGCGCGGGTGACGCATGA
- a CDS encoding transcription termination/antitermination NusG family protein: MMEHNRDRNQQTVISNERLLTLARVTAVEARRKRQIAMARHDRPDFDQLARWVVARCKSGLEQVIRDALTEQGIECWCPCERRRLPPRRRKPAIVVERALFRGYLFVRMIPDNEAYAGLLLASRLQSLMGRDGKPYLMPETLMRQLQLSAKTAERQHMDACGVPPMPDMLGKQVTIRSGPFADFVVTVRKVLSKRGQVVVDVPMFGGMSEVTMGVDAIEG, encoded by the coding sequence ATGATGGAGCATAACCGTGACCGTAACCAACAGACCGTCATCTCAAACGAAAGGCTCTTGACGCTGGCGCGTGTCACAGCCGTTGAGGCCAGACGGAAGCGTCAGATCGCCATGGCACGGCACGACCGTCCTGACTTCGATCAACTCGCCCGCTGGGTGGTGGCGCGCTGCAAGAGCGGCCTCGAGCAGGTCATCCGCGATGCGCTGACTGAGCAGGGCATCGAGTGCTGGTGCCCCTGCGAGCGGCGAAGACTGCCGCCCCGCCGCCGCAAGCCGGCGATCGTCGTCGAGCGGGCGCTGTTTCGGGGCTATCTGTTCGTGCGGATGATCCCGGACAACGAGGCCTATGCCGGGCTCCTGCTGGCCTCCAGGCTGCAGAGCCTGATGGGCCGGGATGGCAAGCCTTATCTGATGCCCGAAACGCTGATGCGCCAGCTGCAATTATCCGCCAAGACTGCGGAGAGACAACACATGGATGCCTGCGGTGTCCCGCCGATGCCTGATATGCTGGGCAAGCAGGTGACGATCCGCTCCGGCCCGTTTGCCGATTTCGTGGTGACGGTGCGCAAGGTACTGTCGAAGCGGGGCCAGGTGGTGGTTGACGTTCCGATGTTCGGTGGCATGAGTGAGGTCACTATGGGTGTGGATGCCATCGAGGGGTGA
- a CDS encoding helix-turn-helix domain-containing protein: MSGEATIRRGVRNAHYAAIPNHVFEDARLSMEARWLLSYLLSKPDNWTVVIGDIVKKGNCGRDKARKMIAELVETGYAEREQTRAGGKFGPTMLVIFDEPRQPGVANTDAYDVSDTAELTEAFDASETADASDASDTSCHSDGFAGADAASKSVAYRPQTELPSPAEPSPVLPAPVKSALSNNSNLAKTDSYQGEGAREPAGDGRGAADVDDRAARRLARARIGQQFDTWFKLWPRPGNPDFARNAWFALSADEREACIERTPAYLAWTAREDLTVPAVYLKARAWREMPEGVTGHRVPSDARTHADARTHPHSHVHACAQTDPHTRSHTHVIAKVCGKLWMGRHFQALLCEPTGQLVITAFDERRITSGAISREALAWEKRRDHGWPMVSKMHDLAGRNEPFKTTTDILPLVTSFETVACGSALFAAWRRLHERRGWMFVDGLSDWISFPAIDQQQPDLDVAVEAALDHFTTSLSKGRTYDGA; encoded by the coding sequence GTGAGCGGCGAAGCGACGATCCGGCGCGGGGTGCGCAATGCGCACTATGCTGCCATTCCCAATCATGTGTTTGAAGATGCCAGGCTGTCGATGGAGGCGCGCTGGCTGCTGTCTTATCTGCTGTCCAAGCCCGACAACTGGACAGTGGTGATCGGCGACATCGTCAAGAAGGGCAATTGCGGGCGCGACAAGGCCCGCAAGATGATCGCCGAGCTGGTGGAGACCGGCTATGCGGAACGCGAGCAGACCCGCGCCGGCGGCAAATTCGGGCCAACAATGCTGGTGATCTTTGACGAGCCGCGCCAACCAGGCGTCGCCAATACCGACGCCTATGATGTCTCCGATACCGCCGAGCTGACAGAAGCGTTTGATGCTTCGGAGACGGCAGATGCGTCTGATGCTTCCGACACATCCTGTCATTCCGACGGCTTTGCCGGAGCCGATGCGGCATCCAAAAGCGTTGCATATCGACCGCAGACTGAATTGCCGTCGCCGGCAGAACCGTCGCCGGTTTTACCGGCGCCGGTAAAATCGGCCCTTAGTAATAACTCAAATCTAGCAAAGACTGACTCCTACCAAGGGGAGGGCGCGCGCGAACCGGCTGGGGACGGTCGTGGTGCCGCTGATGTCGATGACAGGGCGGCAAGGCGACTGGCGCGCGCCCGGATCGGACAACAGTTCGACACCTGGTTCAAGCTGTGGCCGAGGCCCGGCAATCCTGACTTTGCCCGCAATGCCTGGTTTGCGCTGTCGGCTGATGAGCGGGAGGCCTGCATCGAGCGGACGCCAGCCTATCTGGCTTGGACAGCACGCGAGGACCTGACGGTACCTGCCGTCTACCTCAAGGCACGGGCATGGAGGGAGATGCCTGAGGGTGTGACGGGACATCGGGTTCCAAGCGATGCCCGGACGCATGCCGACGCTCGGACACATCCCCATTCCCATGTCCATGCCTGCGCCCAAACTGATCCCCACACCCGTTCCCACACCCACGTCATCGCCAAGGTCTGCGGCAAGCTCTGGATGGGTCGGCATTTCCAGGCCCTGCTCTGCGAGCCCACAGGCCAGCTGGTGATCACGGCTTTCGATGAACGGCGGATTACATCCGGAGCGATCAGCCGGGAGGCGCTGGCTTGGGAGAAGCGCCGTGACCATGGCTGGCCAATGGTCAGCAAGATGCACGATCTTGCCGGGCGCAACGAGCCGTTCAAGACGACGACCGACATCCTGCCGCTGGTCACCAGCTTCGAGACGGTCGCGTGCGGCAGCGCTCTGTTTGCGGCCTGGCGACGGCTGCACGAGCGCCGCGGCTGGATGTTCGTCGATGGCCTGAGCGACTGGATCTCGTTTCCGGCGATCGACCAACAACAACCCGATCTCGATGTGGCGGTCGAGGCTGCCCTTGATCACTTCACCACCAGCCTGAGCAAGGGACGCACCTATGATGGAGCATAA
- a CDS encoding XRE family transcriptional regulator, translating into MTMDIATYIAQLLSMKKWNQVKLAAHFGVSQSTVNRWKSGSEPEGHHRDAIRELYNTEFGTPDSKPFKRVKLMGKVGAGQEIYAIDDGGQSDVDAPADAHQNTVAVEVSGESMYPAYEEGTILFYSKTLPPSEMVNRRAVVQLADGRIFVKTVRPGTTPNTWTLTSINALYPDMIDQIVEWAAPIDWIKPR; encoded by the coding sequence ATGACCATGGATATCGCGACCTACATAGCCCAACTGCTCAGCATGAAAAAATGGAACCAGGTGAAGCTGGCAGCCCATTTTGGCGTGTCCCAATCCACCGTCAATCGATGGAAGTCCGGCTCCGAGCCGGAAGGCCACCACCGCGACGCTATCCGCGAACTCTACAACACGGAGTTCGGCACCCCGGACAGCAAACCGTTCAAGCGCGTCAAGCTGATGGGCAAGGTCGGCGCCGGCCAGGAAATCTACGCCATCGACGATGGCGGGCAAAGCGATGTCGATGCGCCGGCAGATGCCCATCAGAACACCGTTGCCGTTGAGGTGTCAGGGGAATCGATGTATCCCGCCTATGAAGAGGGAACCATCCTCTTCTACTCCAAGACCTTGCCGCCCTCGGAGATGGTCAACAGGCGCGCCGTCGTGCAGCTGGCGGATGGTCGAATCTTTGTCAAAACCGTCCGCCCGGGCACAACCCCGAACACCTGGACGCTGACCAGCATCAATGCGCTCTACCCAGATATGATCGACCAGATCGTCGAGTGGGCCGCGCCGATCGACTGGATCAAGCCGCGGTAA
- a CDS encoding tyrosine-type recombinase/integrase — protein MARHKSASDRIKRREGIFYYVRRVPTALARLDQRGIVRVSLRTDSWTAAVNAAVDAERNLEALWAALAKGESKSAWDRHKAAVSRAQLEGYIYRSASELHDGPLLDLVQQSKAVVGRGADKSARRALLGAEEPPAVTLSDLFMAYEQVTVPGQVQKREDQKRRWKVAREQAWREFVDCLGSEVEFANLTRIHSRKYRDWLAARVVGSHISPETANKHMMLVSSIISTMATEYNLDLPSLFSKLKLQSIQRRRPSFTRDHVENVLLRPEALCGLNKTARMAVYLAIETGMGAEELCALRPEDIRLDGSVPHVRLTPRTGATLKTEFRERTIPLVGVSLLAAKQVPNGLERYFDKAASMSTAINKYLRKNGLLPSDKHSLYSLRHSFQDRLNEQKAPERMQADLMGHAFSRETYGDGHPISQVQEVLTAMAYRFEPAAIDLG, from the coding sequence ATGGCGCGTCATAAATCAGCCTCTGACCGCATTAAGCGGCGCGAAGGAATCTTCTATTATGTGCGGCGCGTGCCAACGGCTTTGGCGCGACTCGATCAACGAGGCATTGTCCGCGTCAGCTTGCGAACGGATAGCTGGACGGCAGCAGTCAATGCTGCAGTCGACGCGGAGCGAAATCTCGAAGCGCTCTGGGCAGCGCTGGCAAAGGGTGAAAGCAAGTCTGCTTGGGACCGTCACAAGGCCGCCGTCAGTCGCGCCCAGTTGGAGGGCTACATCTATCGCTCGGCATCGGAGCTGCACGACGGGCCGCTGTTGGATCTGGTGCAACAATCAAAAGCGGTTGTTGGTCGAGGGGCAGACAAAAGTGCTCGGCGCGCATTGCTTGGTGCAGAAGAGCCTCCTGCAGTCACTCTGTCCGATCTCTTCATGGCTTATGAACAGGTTACTGTGCCTGGTCAGGTGCAGAAGCGAGAGGATCAAAAGCGACGGTGGAAGGTGGCTCGCGAGCAGGCCTGGCGAGAGTTCGTTGATTGTTTGGGAAGCGAGGTAGAGTTTGCCAATCTTACCCGTATTCATTCCCGAAAATATCGAGATTGGCTTGCTGCACGCGTTGTGGGCAGTCATATCTCGCCCGAGACGGCCAATAAGCATATGATGCTCGTCAGTAGTATTATCTCGACAATGGCGACGGAATACAACTTGGATCTTCCGTCGTTGTTTTCCAAGTTGAAGCTGCAATCAATCCAGCGCCGCCGGCCATCGTTCACGCGCGACCATGTCGAGAATGTTCTGTTGCGGCCTGAGGCGCTCTGCGGTCTGAATAAAACAGCGCGTATGGCAGTCTATCTGGCCATTGAAACGGGAATGGGCGCGGAGGAACTGTGTGCTCTGCGTCCGGAAGATATTCGTCTGGATGGTTCGGTGCCTCATGTGCGCCTGACACCACGCACCGGGGCGACGCTCAAGACGGAATTTCGCGAGAGAACAATTCCTTTGGTGGGCGTGTCGCTTTTGGCGGCAAAACAGGTCCCGAACGGGCTGGAGAGGTACTTTGATAAGGCGGCTTCGATGTCGACCGCGATCAATAAGTATCTGCGCAAGAACGGGCTTTTGCCGTCTGACAAGCACAGCTTATACTCACTTAGGCACAGCTTCCAGGATCGCCTGAATGAGCAAAAAGCACCGGAGCGTATGCAGGCCGATCTAATGGGGCATGCGTTCAGCCGTGAAACTTATGGTGACGGGCATCCCATCTCACAGGTACAGGAAGTCCTCACGGCAATGGCTTATCGGTTTGAGCCAGCCGCGATTGATCTGGGTTGA
- a CDS encoding MarR family winged helix-turn-helix transcriptional regulator — protein MSNQHFIGEGAGVRQGVVDYSGLAYSLGFRVRRAQLAILQDFQDVLGGHDIRPADFSVLSIIAGNSGMKQSDVASTLAIQRANFVAIVDGLEDKGLIERRRSDTDRRVYFLHLTSKGSAFLEELLPKWREHEEKFIGRLGGSEKRDQLIELLKSISE, from the coding sequence ATGAGCAATCAACATTTTATTGGTGAGGGCGCCGGTGTTCGACAAGGGGTTGTCGATTATTCCGGGCTAGCCTATTCACTCGGCTTTCGCGTTAGGCGCGCACAACTGGCCATTTTGCAGGACTTTCAGGATGTTCTCGGCGGTCATGATATCCGGCCAGCTGATTTTTCCGTTCTGTCGATCATTGCCGGTAATTCCGGAATGAAACAAAGCGACGTCGCCTCGACGCTGGCGATCCAGCGGGCCAATTTCGTCGCGATCGTCGACGGGCTGGAAGACAAGGGCCTTATCGAGCGCCGTCGCTCGGATACGGACCGCCGCGTCTATTTTCTTCACCTGACGTCCAAGGGTTCGGCATTTCTCGAAGAGCTTTTGCCCAAGTGGCGCGAGCATGAGGAAAAATTCATTGGTCGGCTCGGCGGATCGGAAAAACGCGATCAGCTCATTGAATTGCTGAAGTCGATTTCTGAGTAA
- a CDS encoding quinone oxidoreductase family protein, whose amino-acid sequence MTLVMEFEYPGAADVLQPVSHDIVSLKPGEIRLRQTVVGVNYIDIYHRSGAYPLPLPAVPGVEALGVVEEVADDVTDFQVGDRVVYAGLPAGSYAASRIIPVSIAVKPPAELDDEILGGSFLRGLTAHMLLETVGQVVPGQVVLVHAAAGGLGLILTQWAKKKGAKVIGTVGSQAKAELATQHGLDHAVLYKQSDFVDVTLGLTKGRGVDLVIDGVGGDTLAGSLRAVRVFGLVASIGQTAGALPLIDPMSLVNRSLIRASIISLLADRDAYRRAAEAWFEVLKAGFSLPEGARYSLAQAAQAHADLEEGRTSGSVRLIV is encoded by the coding sequence ATGACTTTGGTCATGGAATTTGAATATCCTGGCGCAGCGGATGTTTTGCAGCCGGTTTCGCATGACATCGTCTCTCTCAAGCCAGGTGAAATTCGCCTGCGGCAGACGGTGGTCGGTGTCAATTATATCGACATCTATCACCGGAGCGGCGCCTATCCTTTGCCCTTGCCGGCGGTGCCGGGCGTGGAAGCCTTGGGCGTGGTTGAAGAGGTGGCGGATGACGTTACCGATTTCCAGGTTGGTGACCGGGTGGTCTATGCGGGATTGCCAGCTGGCAGCTATGCGGCCAGCAGGATCATTCCGGTCTCCATCGCCGTAAAGCCGCCTGCGGAGCTTGATGACGAGATTCTCGGTGGATCGTTTCTGCGTGGATTGACCGCGCATATGCTGCTTGAAACCGTTGGACAGGTGGTGCCGGGGCAGGTGGTTCTGGTTCATGCTGCGGCAGGCGGGCTTGGCCTGATCCTGACGCAATGGGCGAAGAAGAAGGGCGCAAAAGTCATCGGCACCGTCGGATCGCAGGCAAAGGCCGAGCTTGCGACACAACACGGCCTCGACCATGCTGTCCTTTACAAACAAAGCGATTTTGTCGATGTGACATTGGGACTGACGAAGGGCCGGGGCGTTGATCTGGTCATCGATGGTGTGGGTGGTGATACCCTTGCCGGAAGCCTGCGCGCCGTGCGTGTTTTCGGACTGGTGGCATCGATCGGGCAAACCGCAGGCGCCTTGCCGCTCATCGATCCCATGAGTCTTGTCAATCGATCGCTCATTCGGGCGAGCATTATTTCTCTCCTTGCCGATCGGGATGCATACCGGCGAGCAGCTGAAGCGTGGTTCGAGGTGCTGAAAGCCGGTTTCAGCCTGCCGGAAGGCGCGCGCTATTCCTTGGCGCAAGCGGCGCAGGCCCATGCCGACCTGGAGGAAGGACGAACCTCCGGCTCCGTCAGGCTGATCGTTTAG
- a CDS encoding LysR family transcriptional regulator, which produces MNWDDYRCFLTLAKTGSFSRAARLLHVDHTTVGRRVAALEVDLGIKLVERLAREVRLTAEGHDLATLGLPVEEAMASVERAAAGGGAALAGPVHISAPPGLASLLLAPKLVSLHRQYPEIKITMSSDKDFANLNRREADIALRLSRPLSNGLVARKLRDIPFFFFASHTYDIAEDDWEFITYLQADDILPQQSWLMQHIGSRTIALRCSDAASQVQAAASGLGVALLPDYLGYNDTRLRKCPSRLTPPRRELWMVVHDDIRHAPRVRVVLDFLIGILTATQDLELPHASEA; this is translated from the coding sequence GTGAACTGGGATGATTATCGGTGCTTCCTGACCCTCGCCAAAACGGGTAGCTTCTCACGGGCAGCACGCCTGCTTCACGTCGATCACACTACTGTCGGCCGGAGGGTTGCGGCATTAGAGGTGGATCTCGGTATAAAGCTGGTGGAGCGGCTGGCGAGAGAAGTCCGGCTGACGGCAGAGGGTCATGATCTGGCGACCCTGGGACTACCCGTCGAAGAAGCAATGGCCAGCGTCGAACGGGCGGCGGCAGGCGGCGGTGCAGCATTGGCGGGACCTGTGCATATTTCCGCGCCACCCGGGCTGGCATCGCTCTTGCTGGCACCGAAACTGGTTTCCCTGCATCGCCAGTATCCCGAAATCAAAATCACGATGTCGAGTGACAAGGATTTTGCAAATCTCAATCGGCGCGAAGCGGATATTGCACTACGATTGTCGCGCCCACTCTCGAACGGACTTGTCGCCCGCAAACTCCGCGATATCCCATTCTTCTTTTTCGCAAGCCACACCTATGACATCGCGGAGGATGACTGGGAATTTATCACCTATCTTCAGGCGGATGATATTTTGCCGCAACAGAGCTGGTTGATGCAGCATATCGGGTCGAGAACCATTGCGCTGCGATGCAGTGATGCCGCGAGCCAGGTTCAGGCCGCCGCCTCCGGCCTCGGCGTGGCACTGTTGCCGGACTATCTTGGATATAATGATACCCGTCTCAGGAAATGCCCCAGCCGGCTCACGCCGCCACGGCGCGAATTATGGATGGTGGTACATGACGATATTCGCCACGCACCACGGGTGCGGGTCGTGCTGGATTTCCTGATCGGCATACTCACCGCCACGCAAGATCTCGAATTGCCACATGCATCAGAGGCTTGA
- a CDS encoding transglutaminase family protein yields MRLKINHVTEYSYDEPVQFSLQRLRLTPIENPGLHVLSWTIVVDGANVEAGFNDQFGNHTHLVSFEGEAKSVRIVASGEVKTEDRAGVFGVHTGYVPLWLYLRDTPRTKAGKLVRDLVKSLAGDNELARMHDLMARVHEQVRYETGTTTTETNAEQALEAGIGVCQDHAHIMISAARLMNMPARYISGYLMMEGIEEQTATHAWAEIHLPSLGWVGFDAANNVCPDARYVRLASGLSYADAAPVSGMRIGLAGEDMSVTVSVAETGQSQSQSQG; encoded by the coding sequence ATGCGTCTGAAAATCAATCATGTGACGGAATATAGCTATGACGAGCCGGTGCAGTTCTCGCTCCAGCGGCTCAGGCTGACCCCGATCGAAAACCCTGGCCTGCACGTGCTGTCCTGGACGATCGTGGTGGATGGTGCCAATGTCGAGGCCGGGTTCAACGACCAGTTCGGCAATCACACTCATCTGGTTTCCTTTGAAGGGGAAGCCAAGTCCGTGCGAATCGTCGCCTCGGGCGAGGTAAAAACCGAGGACCGCGCTGGCGTGTTTGGCGTTCATACCGGCTATGTGCCGCTTTGGCTTTATCTGCGCGATACGCCGCGCACCAAGGCCGGAAAGCTGGTGCGTGATCTGGTCAAAAGCCTGGCAGGGGACAACGAATTGGCCAGGATGCACGACCTGATGGCCCGTGTGCATGAACAAGTGCGCTATGAGACGGGGACGACCACCACCGAGACGAACGCCGAACAGGCGCTGGAGGCGGGGATCGGCGTGTGCCAGGATCATGCGCATATCATGATCTCGGCCGCCCGGCTGATGAACATGCCGGCCCGTTATATTTCCGGCTATCTGATGATGGAAGGGATCGAAGAGCAGACGGCAACCCATGCCTGGGCCGAAATACACCTTCCATCGCTCGGCTGGGTCGGCTTCGATGCCGCCAATAATGTCTGCCCGGATGCCCGCTATGTGCGGCTTGCCTCTGGCCTGTCCTACGCCGACGCAGCACCAGTTTCCGGCATGCGCATCGGCCTGGCGGGCGAAGACATGTCCGTAACGGTGAGCGTCGCGGAAACCGGTCAAAGCCAGTCGCAGAGCCAGGGGTGA
- a CDS encoding alpha-E domain-containing protein encodes MLGRTANGLFWMFRYIERAENIARLVDAGLRVSLTRSGATDDDWTGVLQSADVLDIFLEAHPKVTAADAIDFLLRDTANPSSVMSCIDSARNNARMVRTALTRETWEATNECWIELKQLLARKLKSADLPETIDTVKRRAGLIRGAFHGSMLRNEIYNFARIGTFIERADNTSRILDVKYYVLLPSINQVGSSLDNIQWESILRSVSAHRSYRWVYDGDYLAANIADFLILNGQMPRSLAYCYEKIVSNLAYIGKEYGERLPAHETADSIRASLRSSNITRIMDQGLHEFLDNFISRNNRLGHEINEGYRFYS; translated from the coding sequence ATGCTGGGAAGAACTGCAAACGGCCTCTTCTGGATGTTCCGGTATATCGAACGTGCTGAAAACATTGCGCGTCTGGTGGATGCGGGGCTGCGCGTCTCGCTGACCCGGTCCGGTGCCACCGACGACGACTGGACTGGCGTGCTGCAAAGTGCCGATGTTCTGGATATTTTCCTGGAAGCGCATCCGAAAGTAACGGCGGCTGATGCCATCGACTTTCTGCTGCGCGACACGGCCAATCCGTCCAGCGTGATGTCGTGCATCGACAGCGCCCGCAACAATGCCCGCATGGTGCGCACCGCGCTGACCCGGGAAACCTGGGAAGCCACCAACGAATGCTGGATCGAGCTGAAACAGCTTCTGGCGCGCAAGCTGAAATCCGCCGACCTGCCGGAAACCATCGATACGGTGAAGCGGCGGGCAGGGCTGATCCGCGGCGCATTTCATGGCTCGATGCTGCGCAACGAGATCTATAATTTTGCCCGGATCGGCACATTCATCGAGCGAGCCGATAATACCAGCCGCATCCTCGATGTGAAATATTATGTGCTGCTGCCCTCGATAAACCAGGTCGGTTCATCGCTGGACAATATCCAGTGGGAATCGATCCTGCGGTCGGTTTCGGCGCATCGCTCTTATCGCTGGGTTTATGATGGCGACTATCTTGCTGCCAATATTGCCGATTTCCTGATCCTCAATGGACAGATGCCACGGTCTCTGGCCTATTGCTATGAGAAGATCGTCAGCAATCTTGCCTATATCGGCAAGGAATATGGCGAGCGGCTGCCTGCCCATGAAACAGCCGATAGCATTCGTGCGTCGCTGCGCTCCAGCAACATTACCCGGATCATGGATCAGGGCCTGCACGAGTTTCTCGATAATTTCATTTCCCGCAACAACCGGTTGGGGCATGAGATTAACGAGGGCTACCGATTCTACAGTTGA